From one Sulfurimonas sp. HSL-3221 genomic stretch:
- a CDS encoding MarR family winged helix-turn-helix transcriptional regulator has translation MASKLEWLFAFSSAHAKLFKQVDRALSVHGISFSEFYILHRLQNEPGRAMRRIDLAEEVGMSASGITRALNPLEKLGLVQKEKNPRDARVSLVKLSDTGVQQSTDALATVQSTLDTLFSPLETGDIDACMAIAAKLN, from the coding sequence ATGGCTTCAAAACTGGAATGGCTCTTCGCCTTCTCCTCCGCGCATGCGAAACTCTTCAAGCAGGTCGACCGGGCGCTCAGCGTCCACGGCATCAGCTTTTCGGAGTTTTACATTTTGCACCGGCTCCAAAATGAGCCCGGACGGGCCATGCGGCGCATCGACCTGGCCGAAGAGGTCGGGATGAGCGCCTCGGGGATCACCCGGGCGCTGAACCCGCTGGAGAAGCTGGGGCTGGTGCAGAAAGAGAAAAACCCCAGGGACGCGCGGGTGAGCCTCGTCAAGCTCTCCGACACCGGGGTACAGCAGTCCACCGACGCCCTGGCAACGGTGCAGTCAACCCTCGACACCCTGTTCTCGCCGCTGGAAACGGGCGATATCGACGCCTGCATGGCGATCGCGGCAAAACTAAACTAA
- a CDS encoding CatB-related O-acetyltransferase, translating to MLDPAKKHPMVMPDGTAVPQVVHLRAVIDHPRIEVGEFSYYHNFEKLEDYAGYLAPYLFPLSLDRLIIGKFVQIAHGVRFITSSANHAMGGFSTYPFDNFTMSAETTGADIVAMFEKSGNRGDTVVGNDVWIGLGATIMPGVTIGDGAIIGSHAVVAADVAPYTVVAGNPARPVRKRFDDEVTAALLAIRWWEWPLEKIEKHIDVITGGDIDALKALA from the coding sequence ATGCTGGACCCGGCAAAAAAACACCCCATGGTGATGCCCGACGGCACCGCCGTCCCGCAGGTCGTCCACCTGAGGGCGGTCATAGACCACCCCCGCATCGAGGTGGGCGAATTCAGCTACTACCACAACTTCGAAAAGCTGGAAGATTACGCGGGCTATCTTGCCCCCTACCTCTTCCCCCTCAGCCTCGACAGGCTCATCATCGGCAAGTTCGTCCAGATCGCCCACGGGGTGCGCTTTATTACCAGTTCGGCCAACCACGCCATGGGCGGGTTCTCCACCTACCCCTTCGACAACTTCACGATGAGCGCGGAGACAACAGGCGCGGACATTGTCGCCATGTTCGAAAAGTCCGGCAACCGCGGCGACACCGTCGTCGGCAACGACGTCTGGATCGGGCTGGGAGCCACGATCATGCCGGGGGTGACCATCGGCGACGGCGCGATCATCGGCAGCCATGCCGTTGTCGCGGCAGACGTGGCGCCCTACACCGTCGTGGCGGGCAACCCGGCGCGCCCCGTCCGCAAGCGCTTCGACGACGAGGTGACGGCGGCGCTGCTTGCCATCCGCTGGTGGGAGTGGCCGTTAGAGAAGATCGAGAAACACATCGACGTCATTACCGGCGGCGACATCGACGCGCTGAAAGCCCTAGCTTAG
- a CDS encoding nucleotidyltransferase family protein gives MSMPELAGFLCEALEAENIPVVLSGGSCVEIYSRGEYTSYDIDLINRYNEQFKKIKRVMEALGFSEKERYFVHPDSHFFIEFPSGPLGVGDAPVEEIAELDTDAGVLRLLTPTDCIKDRLAAYYHWKDEQSLQQAVWVAQQNAFDLENVRKWSAAEGALEKFDDFEKMVTSVK, from the coding sequence ATGAGCATGCCGGAACTTGCGGGATTCCTGTGTGAAGCATTGGAGGCAGAAAACATCCCCGTCGTGCTCTCCGGCGGTTCCTGTGTCGAGATCTACAGCCGGGGCGAATATACTTCGTATGATATTGACCTGATCAATCGCTATAACGAACAGTTCAAGAAGATCAAGAGGGTAATGGAGGCGCTCGGTTTCAGTGAGAAGGAACGCTATTTCGTTCATCCCGACAGTCATTTTTTCATCGAATTTCCCTCCGGGCCTCTCGGCGTAGGCGATGCCCCGGTGGAAGAGATTGCGGAACTCGATACCGATGCCGGCGTTTTGCGCCTGCTGACCCCGACGGATTGCATCAAAGACAGGCTAGCGGCATATTATCACTGGAAGGATGAGCAGTCCTTACAGCAGGCGGTCTGGGTAGCACAGCAAAACGCTTTTGATCTTGAAAACGTGCGCAAGTGGTCTGCGGCGGAAGGTGCACTGGAAAAGTTCGACGATTTTGAGAAGATGGTTACTTCTGTAAAGTAG
- a CDS encoding winged helix-turn-helix domain-containing protein has product MLEALFGTRSREMVLQYLLAFDEGYAREISRYLDVTLTSVQQQLANLEEGGVLLSKMSGRTRVYFFNPRYAFLPELTGLLEKARTYYRPELREKLVMQRKRPRRPAKPL; this is encoded by the coding sequence ATGCTGGAAGCACTGTTTGGAACAAGAAGCCGCGAAATGGTTTTACAGTACCTGTTGGCTTTCGATGAGGGGTATGCCAGGGAGATTTCCCGCTATCTCGACGTGACGCTGACCTCCGTCCAGCAACAGCTTGCCAATCTGGAAGAGGGCGGGGTACTGCTGAGCAAGATGTCCGGGCGGACAAGGGTCTATTTCTTTAACCCGCGATACGCCTTTTTGCCGGAACTGACGGGCTTACTTGAAAAGGCGCGTACCTATTACCGACCCGAATTGCGGGAGAAGCTGGTGATGCAGCGCAAGCGCCCCCGCCGCCCGGCGAAACCGCTGTGA
- a CDS encoding MATE family efflux transporter, whose product MNQPSRSILTSLRPNARLREVLRLALPAAFKHLLDVLQILVDMLMVGLLSVSALAAVGTSMQFIMVVNVVITLYVVGGNAVTARLIGARRRKRANALLFTLGAFALLLSLPFTAAGTLFADEFYRLLGTGEDVVHYGGVYFGALSIGFPLIFLDALFYNQLSAAGDTKSSLYIKLASAGVNALLDYLLIFGHWGLPAMGVAGAAYATVASYGLNIVLYLLLLRRRDARLHFLPLWNLPDLKRAVKVGSHAALERLITVSSFLLFIWVIASYGTAALAGYQVGLRVEGLAFMPGFGFAVAAMAIVGQQLGAKRPEEAYEGGLYSLKVAATFMGVFGLVMVIWPELFVRMFTHDPATVQQASLYLRLVGLSQVPLAVLFVLSNVLRGAGDTRTPLKINIAALWLLRVIPSYIAMKLGFGIIAVYIIMTVETFIKGFIFWKIFARRKWLKTKI is encoded by the coding sequence ATGAACCAACCGTCCCGCTCCATATTGACGTCTCTGCGGCCAAACGCGCGCCTGCGCGAGGTGCTGCGGCTGGCGCTGCCCGCGGCTTTCAAACACCTCCTCGACGTCCTGCAGATCCTCGTCGACATGCTGATGGTAGGACTGCTGAGCGTCTCCGCCCTGGCGGCGGTCGGGACGAGCATGCAGTTCATCATGGTCGTCAACGTCGTCATCACCCTTTACGTCGTCGGGGGCAACGCCGTGACGGCGCGGCTCATCGGTGCGCGGCGCCGCAAAAGGGCCAATGCGCTGCTCTTTACCCTGGGCGCTTTTGCGCTGCTGCTCTCGCTCCCCTTTACCGCGGCGGGCACCCTCTTTGCCGACGAGTTTTACCGCCTGCTGGGCACGGGGGAGGACGTCGTGCACTACGGCGGCGTCTATTTCGGCGCGCTCTCTATCGGCTTCCCTCTCATCTTCCTCGACGCGCTCTTTTACAACCAGCTCAGCGCGGCGGGCGATACGAAGAGCTCTTTGTACATCAAGCTCGCCTCCGCCGGGGTCAACGCCCTGCTGGACTACCTGCTCATCTTCGGCCACTGGGGACTGCCCGCGATGGGCGTCGCCGGGGCGGCCTATGCGACGGTGGCCTCCTACGGCCTCAACATCGTGCTCTACCTATTGCTGCTGCGGCGCCGCGACGCGCGGCTGCATTTTCTGCCGCTGTGGAACCTGCCGGACCTGAAGCGCGCCGTCAAGGTCGGCAGCCACGCGGCGCTGGAGCGCCTCATCACCGTCAGCTCCTTCCTGCTCTTCATCTGGGTCATCGCCTCCTATGGCACGGCGGCCCTGGCGGGCTACCAGGTGGGGCTGCGCGTGGAGGGACTCGCCTTTATGCCGGGCTTCGGCTTCGCCGTCGCGGCGATGGCCATCGTCGGGCAGCAGCTGGGGGCGAAGCGCCCCGAGGAGGCCTACGAGGGAGGGCTTTACAGCCTCAAAGTCGCCGCGACATTCATGGGAGTATTCGGGCTTGTCATGGTCATCTGGCCGGAGCTCTTTGTGCGGATGTTCACCCACGATCCCGCGACCGTACAGCAGGCGTCGCTCTACCTGCGCCTCGTCGGCCTCTCCCAGGTGCCGCTGGCCGTGCTTTTCGTGCTCAGCAACGTCCTGCGCGGCGCGGGGGACACCCGCACGCCGCTGAAGATCAACATCGCCGCGCTCTGGCTGCTGCGGGTCATTCCCTCCTACATCGCCATGAAACTGGGCTTCGGCATCATTGCCGTCTACATCATCATGACGGTGGAAACCTTCATCAAAGGGTTCATCTTCTGGAAGATCTTTGCCCGGCGCAAGTGGTTGAAGACGAAAATATGA
- a CDS encoding phytanoyl-CoA dioxygenase family protein, with the protein MKVGPMPTEKHWFEYENYRKHPRYLGLSGEERAIVDQFNADGCYLYRGAIGDNTVEKVNDALDDWTVANVKALAANKKADGTYPRLIGLHDEIPEINALFAERTIVKLQELLFGLGPSLRTSITFLQGSQQPLHRDIPVFHVMPGEPYFRIWIALEDTTPQNGTLTGVKGAHRVAAERYGLPHRFYERFDTMPPQDPDAWRRYQETLKRQYEAAGLSEEAFAFRSGDALIWHPLFPHGGSVIENRRSSRRSVVLHVSALPPR; encoded by the coding sequence GTGAAAGTAGGGCCGATGCCGACGGAAAAACATTGGTTCGAGTATGAAAACTACCGAAAGCATCCCCGCTACCTCGGTCTCTCCGGGGAGGAGAGGGCCATAGTCGACCAGTTCAACGCGGACGGCTGCTACCTCTACAGGGGAGCAATCGGCGACAACACGGTCGAGAAGGTCAACGACGCGCTGGACGACTGGACAGTTGCCAACGTCAAAGCCCTGGCGGCGAACAAAAAAGCCGACGGCACCTACCCGCGCCTGATCGGTCTGCACGATGAAATTCCCGAGATCAATGCCCTCTTCGCGGAGCGCACCATTGTAAAATTGCAGGAGCTGCTGTTCGGCCTGGGGCCGTCGCTGCGGACTTCGATCACCTTTTTGCAGGGGAGCCAGCAGCCGCTGCACCGGGACATCCCCGTCTTTCACGTGATGCCTGGGGAACCCTATTTCAGGATCTGGATCGCCCTGGAAGACACGACGCCGCAGAACGGCACGCTGACGGGGGTCAAAGGCGCCCACCGGGTCGCGGCGGAGCGCTACGGGCTGCCGCACCGATTCTACGAACGTTTCGATACAATGCCGCCACAGGATCCCGACGCATGGCGCCGGTACCAGGAGACGCTGAAGCGGCAGTACGAAGCGGCCGGTCTGAGCGAGGAGGCGTTCGCCTTCCGCAGCGGCGACGCCCTTATCTGGCACCCGCTTTTCCCCCACGGCGGCAGCGTCATCGAGAACAGACGCTCCAGCAGGCGCTCCGTCGTCCTGCACGTCTCGGCCCTCCCGCCGCGTTAA
- a CDS encoding sce7726 family protein, producing MDAVNANEVLALLNAITADEALLETQRDNPFLPRRLTRRRKQLSDYCSSGEDEGYVRQAYAEMTPRQRRDRDNKSFLAKYRKLRPAPASNEAELREAAETFLRERYGEGTTIIHEFTQWNVSVRPDLYALSENETLVAVEIKSDKDNLDRLYRQLDGYSRFSNHVYVALDERFLTKYLQTFGNRFEHVGILLYGEAGLGLYKEPEPLLPDAFVAMLRAPELKHYLSMLNNRSRLPANDYNTYRDVIDAVYTQRERELVARQLFVTRLRGGRPDDVKMVNYVDPLEKQLLFDELLKPSYWEAGRLGRAVRLPGVLELYRQLRQPTLF from the coding sequence ATGGATGCCGTCAACGCCAATGAAGTCCTCGCGCTTCTCAATGCCATCACCGCCGACGAAGCCCTGCTCGAAACGCAGCGCGACAACCCCTTTCTCCCCCGCCGCCTGACGCGGCGCCGCAAGCAGTTGTCTGATTACTGCAGCAGCGGGGAGGACGAAGGCTATGTGCGGCAGGCCTACGCGGAGATGACCCCGCGCCAACGCCGCGACCGGGACAACAAAAGCTTCCTCGCCAAGTACCGCAAGCTGCGGCCCGCCCCGGCGTCGAACGAGGCGGAATTGCGCGAGGCCGCCGAAACCTTCCTGCGCGAACGCTACGGGGAGGGGACAACCATCATCCACGAGTTTACGCAGTGGAATGTAAGTGTCCGTCCGGACCTCTACGCTCTCTCGGAAAACGAAACGCTCGTTGCCGTCGAGATCAAGAGCGACAAGGACAACCTCGACCGCCTCTACCGCCAGCTTGACGGCTACTCCCGTTTCAGCAACCACGTCTACGTCGCCCTTGACGAGCGGTTTCTCACCAAGTATTTGCAGACGTTCGGCAACCGCTTCGAGCATGTAGGCATTCTGCTCTACGGCGAAGCGGGCCTGGGGCTTTACAAGGAGCCCGAACCACTCCTGCCCGATGCGTTCGTCGCCATGCTCCGTGCCCCGGAGCTGAAGCACTACCTCTCCATGCTGAACAACCGCAGCCGTCTTCCCGCCAACGACTACAACACCTACCGCGATGTCATCGACGCCGTCTACACCCAGCGCGAACGGGAACTGGTCGCCCGGCAGCTCTTCGTCACCCGTCTGCGCGGCGGCAGGCCCGATGATGTTAAGATGGTGAACTACGTCGACCCGCTGGAGAAGCAGCTGCTCTTTGATGAACTGCTGAAACCCTCCTACTGGGAAGCGGGGCGGCTGGGCAGGGCGGTAAGGCTTCCGGGCGTGCTGGAGCTCTACCGGCAGCTGCGGCAGCCGACGCTCTTTTGA
- a CDS encoding ferric reductase-like transmembrane domain-containing protein: MKRTLLFLLCLSPLLFLLYRLFAGGAEDPVKTIYTVTGYSALTLLYAATTISLVKKKIRLLRYRRMVGLFAFFYALLHFSNFVILDMELDPAVAFDETLKRPFIYLGVSAFAILLFMAVTSLPKLFARFYRYHRLIYVALLLVTVHFVMAQKALAYWQWEILAVMAVIGVLKVLQRTGLAKL; the protein is encoded by the coding sequence TTGAAAAGAACGCTCCTTTTCCTCCTCTGTCTCTCCCCGCTGCTCTTCCTGCTCTACCGCCTCTTCGCCGGCGGGGCGGAAGACCCCGTCAAGACGATCTACACCGTGACCGGTTACAGCGCTTTGACGCTGCTCTACGCGGCGACGACCATCTCCCTGGTAAAGAAGAAGATCCGGCTGCTGCGCTACCGGCGCATGGTGGGGCTCTTCGCCTTCTTCTACGCCCTGCTGCACTTTTCCAATTTCGTCATCCTCGACATGGAGCTCGATCCTGCCGTTGCCTTTGATGAGACGCTGAAGCGGCCCTTCATCTATCTCGGGGTGAGCGCCTTCGCCATTTTGCTTTTTATGGCCGTCACCTCCTTGCCGAAGCTCTTTGCCAGGTTTTACAGGTACCACCGGCTCATCTACGTTGCCCTGCTGCTGGTAACGGTCCACTTCGTCATGGCGCAGAAGGCGCTCGCCTACTGGCAGTGGGAGATATTGGCGGTGATGGCCGTCATCGGCGTACTGAAGGTATTGCAAAGAACCGGGCTCGCGAAGCTCTGA
- the msrP gene encoding protein-methionine-sulfoxide reductase catalytic subunit MsrP, whose product MQRTRYENRPLREADVTDEALFDERRKFLKLGAATLVSTAAVLELAAKEQLPAANLDYAKDPNAGGLELNTYEQITSYNNFYEFTTSKEGVKPLSKHFKSAPWKLTIDGMVEQPLELDVWKLMKQMPLEERIYRFRCVEGWSMVVPWIGFELSRLIAIARPLASAKYVRFETLYDPEQFPDQDRGLLATLDYPYVEGLRMDEAMHPLTLMAVGLYGHTLPPQNGAPIRLVVPWKYGFKSIKSVVRITFTDTQPRNTWNVYAPHEFGFYANVNPDVDHPRWSQARERVLGHFFKQPTLMFNGYGKEVAHLYKGMDLRKQF is encoded by the coding sequence ATGCAACGCACACGATACGAAAACCGGCCGCTGCGCGAAGCCGACGTGACGGACGAGGCGCTCTTCGACGAACGCCGGAAATTTCTGAAGCTGGGGGCGGCGACCCTGGTGAGCACGGCGGCGGTGCTGGAACTGGCCGCGAAAGAGCAGCTGCCCGCCGCAAACCTCGACTATGCCAAAGACCCCAACGCGGGAGGACTCGAACTCAACACCTACGAGCAGATCACCTCCTACAACAACTTCTACGAGTTCACGACGAGCAAGGAGGGGGTCAAGCCCCTCTCAAAGCACTTCAAAAGCGCGCCGTGGAAGCTGACCATTGACGGGATGGTCGAGCAGCCGCTCGAGCTGGACGTCTGGAAGCTGATGAAGCAAATGCCTCTGGAGGAGCGGATCTACCGTTTCCGCTGCGTGGAGGGGTGGTCGATGGTCGTGCCGTGGATCGGGTTCGAACTCTCCAGGCTCATCGCCATAGCCAGGCCTCTTGCGTCGGCGAAGTACGTCCGTTTCGAGACATTGTACGACCCCGAGCAGTTCCCCGACCAGGACCGCGGCCTCCTGGCGACCCTGGACTACCCCTATGTCGAGGGGCTGCGCATGGACGAGGCGATGCACCCGCTAACCCTGATGGCCGTCGGCCTCTACGGCCACACCCTCCCGCCGCAGAACGGCGCGCCGATCCGCCTTGTCGTGCCGTGGAAGTACGGCTTCAAAAGCATCAAGTCGGTCGTGAGGATCACCTTTACCGACACGCAGCCGCGAAACACCTGGAACGTCTACGCCCCTCACGAATTCGGCTTCTATGCCAACGTCAACCCCGACGTTGACCATCCCCGCTGGTCCCAGGCGCGCGAACGGGTGCTGGGGCACTTCTTCAAACAGCCCACACTGATGTTCAACGGCTACGGGAAAGAGGTTGCCCACCTCTACAAGGGCATGGACCTGAGGAAACAGTTTTGA
- a CDS encoding YgjP-like metallopeptidase domain-containing protein produces MTELRYLAHYPETLQAQVRRLIEGGKLGDFLLQKYPEAHALSTDGALYDYADAMRSAYMRNSQPLHKVVYDTKISVINDALGMHTRISKVHGGRVRSRREIRIASLFKKVPEPFLQMIVAHELAHLKERDHNKAFYSLCEHMAPGYHQLEFDLRLYLTYMERFGKLY; encoded by the coding sequence ATGACGGAACTGCGCTATCTTGCCCACTACCCCGAGACGCTCCAGGCACAGGTGCGGCGCCTCATCGAGGGCGGGAAGCTCGGCGATTTTTTGCTGCAGAAGTACCCCGAGGCGCATGCCCTCTCCACCGACGGCGCGCTCTACGACTACGCCGACGCCATGCGCAGTGCGTATATGCGCAACTCCCAGCCCCTGCACAAGGTCGTCTATGACACGAAGATCAGTGTCATAAACGACGCCCTGGGGATGCACACCCGCATCTCGAAGGTGCACGGCGGCCGGGTGCGCTCCCGGCGGGAGATCCGCATCGCCTCTCTTTTTAAAAAGGTCCCCGAACCCTTTTTGCAGATGATCGTCGCCCACGAACTGGCCCACCTCAAAGAGCGCGATCACAACAAGGCCTTTTACAGCCTCTGCGAGCACATGGCCCCCGGCTACCACCAGCTGGAGTTCGACCTGCGCCTCTACCTGACCTACATGGAACGCTTCGGGAAACTCTACTGA
- a CDS encoding choice-of-anchor I family protein produces MIGNLYPLLLSTVTAALLLSACGESGNSSAENVGAVPDAGTLLPYSVLMDNLADGANPGETFGIRNGGFGSAAAADPTDKNRFYAMTDRGPNATYSGAEGKGKIFPTPDYTPRIGLFEVGADGNVTMVKEILFKDTAGQPISGLPNSAALGGTGEIPYDTDGNAIRDENGSIKTDDFGLDSEGLAVMKDGTYWVSDEYGPHMVHFDKNGKEIGRINPFAGDSRNTYTLPAEFGRRWANRGMEGLTVTPDQKSLVGIMQSTLDNPSSAMRGTLTRIVTVSLEDGTVKQYLYKQEKAKNSNSEITALSNDVFLVIERDGSFYKDTTAGQKHVYKIKLTTGTELESIAPDANLTQNADGGLLLDGKTLEEVAIQADGWETLADKGIVPVQKELVVDMIKAVQYPHDKMEGLIVFDEHTLGIVNDDDFAMWATGGVLEQKYLDAAKTKIDGNTLYVVHDLELSGMTLHKLASYNTGKEGGSEISAYDSASKRLFITNGADNKLDIVSVADVAAPALVTSVDLSAYGAGVQSVSTKKGKVAVAVGSADKVGTVGKVLLFDTDGGFLAQTRVGYLPDMVTFSEDGKKILVANEGEPDASGGSYADAKGSVGLITVADATAADDAAGYAEADFSAATLTAAADGTPVRLGGTPKNDKAFDIEPEYITVSGSDAYVTLQENNAVAKVDISGATPTLTWVKSLGAKSYEPGSGNTIDIEEEGNITMKSYPGLFGLYMPDTIASYTAGGETYFVTANEGDGREWCNGDESYCFVDEEKIKKLSLDPAIADAYANENDLKVVTDMGDSDSDDVYEKLYAYGARSFSIWSSSGDLVFDSGDAISKKIAEIEPALFNQDDGEMDGRSGNKGGEPEALALGSIGGKTYAFVGLERQSAILIYDISDPMQPVYVDYVVTHTEGDVSPEGMLFVPADQSPNGKNLLIVSNEVSGSTVLYEITQ; encoded by the coding sequence ATGATCGGCAACCTCTACCCCCTTCTCCTCTCCACCGTTACGGCGGCGCTCCTGCTGAGCGCCTGCGGCGAGAGCGGCAACAGCAGCGCGGAGAACGTTGGCGCCGTCCCCGACGCCGGTACGCTGCTGCCCTACAGTGTCCTGATGGACAACCTCGCAGACGGCGCGAACCCCGGCGAGACCTTCGGGATCCGCAACGGCGGCTTCGGGTCGGCGGCCGCCGCCGACCCGACGGACAAAAACCGCTTCTACGCCATGACCGACCGGGGTCCCAACGCCACCTACAGCGGTGCCGAAGGCAAGGGCAAGATCTTCCCGACGCCGGATTACACCCCGCGCATCGGTCTTTTCGAGGTCGGCGCGGACGGCAACGTCACGATGGTCAAGGAGATCCTGTTCAAAGACACCGCGGGGCAGCCGATCTCCGGCCTCCCCAACAGCGCGGCGCTCGGCGGCACGGGCGAGATCCCCTACGATACCGACGGCAACGCCATCCGGGATGAAAACGGCAGCATCAAAACCGACGACTTCGGCCTGGACAGCGAAGGGCTCGCCGTCATGAAAGACGGCACCTACTGGGTCAGCGACGAATACGGTCCGCACATGGTCCACTTCGACAAGAACGGCAAAGAGATCGGGCGCATCAACCCCTTTGCCGGCGACAGCCGCAACACTTACACGCTGCCCGCGGAGTTCGGCCGCCGCTGGGCCAACCGTGGCATGGAGGGGCTGACGGTCACGCCGGACCAGAAGAGCCTCGTCGGGATCATGCAGTCCACCCTGGACAACCCCAGCAGCGCCATGCGCGGCACACTGACGCGCATCGTGACCGTCAGCCTCGAAGACGGCACGGTCAAACAGTACCTCTACAAGCAGGAGAAAGCGAAAAACTCCAACTCCGAGATCACCGCACTCAGTAACGACGTCTTCCTCGTCATCGAGCGCGACGGCAGCTTCTACAAAGATACGACGGCGGGACAGAAGCACGTCTACAAGATCAAGCTCACCACCGGTACGGAACTCGAAAGCATCGCCCCCGACGCCAACCTGACGCAGAACGCCGACGGCGGTCTGCTGCTCGACGGCAAGACCCTCGAAGAGGTTGCGATCCAGGCGGACGGCTGGGAAACACTGGCGGACAAAGGGATCGTCCCCGTCCAGAAAGAGCTCGTCGTCGACATGATCAAAGCGGTCCAGTACCCGCATGACAAGATGGAGGGGCTGATCGTCTTCGACGAGCACACCCTCGGCATCGTCAACGACGACGACTTCGCCATGTGGGCGACCGGCGGGGTATTGGAGCAGAAGTACCTCGATGCGGCCAAGACGAAAATAGACGGCAACACCCTCTATGTCGTCCATGACCTGGAGCTGAGCGGCATGACCCTGCACAAACTCGCTTCCTATAATACAGGCAAGGAGGGGGGCAGCGAGATCTCGGCCTATGACAGCGCCTCCAAGCGGCTCTTCATCACCAACGGCGCGGACAACAAACTCGACATCGTTAGCGTCGCCGACGTTGCCGCTCCGGCGCTGGTCACCTCCGTCGACCTCTCCGCCTACGGCGCGGGCGTGCAGAGCGTGAGCACCAAGAAGGGCAAGGTCGCCGTCGCCGTCGGCAGTGCCGACAAAGTCGGCACGGTAGGCAAAGTCCTCCTCTTCGACACCGACGGCGGTTTCCTCGCCCAGACACGCGTCGGCTACCTGCCGGACATGGTCACCTTCAGCGAGGACGGCAAAAAGATCCTCGTCGCCAACGAAGGCGAACCCGATGCCTCCGGCGGCAGCTACGCGGACGCCAAGGGCTCCGTCGGCCTCATTACCGTCGCCGATGCGACGGCGGCGGACGATGCCGCCGGCTACGCCGAGGCTGATTTCAGCGCGGCAACTCTGACCGCAGCGGCGGACGGCACGCCGGTCCGCTTGGGCGGTACGCCGAAAAACGACAAGGCGTTCGATATCGAACCCGAGTACATCACCGTCAGCGGCAGCGACGCCTACGTCACCCTGCAGGAGAACAACGCGGTGGCGAAGGTCGACATCTCCGGTGCGACGCCGACGCTCACCTGGGTCAAATCCCTCGGGGCGAAAAGCTACGAACCCGGCAGCGGCAACACGATCGACATCGAGGAGGAAGGCAATATCACGATGAAGTCCTACCCGGGACTCTTCGGCCTCTATATGCCCGACACCATCGCATCGTACACTGCCGGCGGGGAGACCTACTTCGTCACCGCCAACGAAGGCGACGGCCGCGAATGGTGCAACGGTGACGAGAGCTACTGCTTCGTCGACGAGGAGAAGATCAAGAAGCTCAGCCTCGACCCGGCGATCGCCGACGCCTACGCAAACGAGAACGACCTGAAAGTCGTCACCGACATGGGCGACAGCGACAGCGACGATGTTTACGAAAAGCTCTATGCTTACGGCGCGCGCAGCTTCAGCATCTGGAGCAGCAGCGGCGACCTCGTCTTCGACAGCGGGGACGCCATCTCCAAAAAGATCGCCGAGATCGAACCGGCGCTCTTCAACCAGGACGACGGCGAGATGGACGGCCGCAGCGGCAACAAGGGCGGCGAGCCCGAAGCGCTGGCCCTGGGCTCCATCGGCGGCAAAACCTACGCCTTCGTCGGCCTGGAGCGTCAGAGCGCCATCCTCATCTACGACATCAGCGACCCTATGCAGCCCGTGTACGTCGATTATGTCGTCACGCATACCGAGGGGGACGTCAGTCCCGAAGGGATGCTCTTCGTGCCGGCAGACCAGTCGCCCAACGGCAAAAACCTGCTGATCGTTTCCAACGAGGTCAGCGGATCGACCGTCCTCTACGAAATCACACAGTAA